The DNA sequence ACGTACTTATGGAATACAGGAGCAACTACCCAGACGATAACAACTAATGTTGCGGGTGCTTATTCTGTAATAATCAGTAATGGAGTATGTTCCAAAACATTCTCTGCCCAGCTGATTAATCCTGATCTGCCACAATTTACCAATGTTGTATATGATAATCACATTCTTACCCTTACGGCAAGTAACCCGACGGGAGGTGTTTTAGAATTTTCAATTGATGGAGGATTAACATGGCAGCCATCGAATATATTTACCGGTATACTGAATAATACAATGTATACTCTGATGGTAAGAGTAAAAGGTGCTAAATGCGGTACTTCACTGGACTATTTTACATTCGTGATCAGCAATGCTATTACTCCTAATATGGATGGTGTAAATGATACTATCGATTTCACAGGAATCAGCGGATATAAAGATTTTGCAGCTTCTATCTTTGACAGATATGGGGCTGAGGTATTTAAAGCTTCGAAAGGCGATGTTATCTGGACAGGATCTTTAAAAGGAATTAACCTTTCTACAGGGACATACTGGTATAGAGTACAGTGGGAAAACCCGGCCAGTAAGAAAATGGAACAGCGCTCAGGCTGGATTCTCTTAAAGAACAGAAACTAGAATTTATTAAAATAAAAATAGACAACAAAATCTTTCAGCAATGAAAGATTTTGTTGTTTTATATGGGAAACGTTATTGTGTTTTGTGAATTATTTAAAATAGAGGATAAATATGTTAAAACAATTTATAACACGATGCTACCACATTGTTTATGGTTTGTACGAATAGGGATTGATTAACGAAAATTTACTTTAAAAGGTTCATATATTGTTTTTTTATGGTAAAAAATACAAATATGTATGTGAGATATTTAAAAAAAAATTAAATTTGTTGAAACAAAAATATTATGAGAAGATATCTACCGCTTTGTTTATTTTTTTTAGTCATCTCGACTTTTTTATTTTCACAAGATCTACCGCCCAGGAAACACGTAAAGGAAATTCCTACAGCAGCCTCCAGAAGAGCAGGTGTTTTTATTGACGTTAATGCTCCGCAGTATCCTGAAACTGCTTACACTATTGAAAAAATGGTTAAAGATGTATTGATCTCATCCGGGACCAATACCTGCCTTACTCCCAATGTAAGTAATGTGAAGATCACTCCTAATCATGCTGCAAGTAATGCAGACAGAGCATGGGGATATTTTCATAAGGCAACAACCAATTTTCCTTTTAAAGACGGGCTTATTCTTTCTACAGGGTATGCAAGAAGAGCAGGTAACACTTTTGAAGGAGGACTGAGTGATGTCAACGGTGGAGGTTCAGATGCTGATCTTGCACAGGTGATCGGAGTAGTGGAAAGCAGATTGAATGATGCTGTTCTTTTGGAATTTGACTTCGTTCCAACAACAAGTCAAATTAAATTTAACTATCTGATTGCATCCGAAGAATACACAGGTTCATTCCCTTGTACTTTTGCAGATGCATTTGCGATCTTATTGAGACCTACTTCGGGCGGACCTTATGTGAATATGGCTGTACTTCCCGGAGGTGCCGGACCTGTAAGTATTACGAATATCCACCCTGCAGTACCAGGCAGCTGTGGAGCGGTAAATGAACAATATTTTGCCGGTTACAACACAGGTAACGTTGAAACCAACTTTAATGGAAGAACAATTCCATTAACTGCTACAGCAACCGTAGTAGCAGGACAGCAATATCACTTCAAAATGGTAATTGCCGATTATAGTGACCACAGTTATGACTCTGCAGTATTTCTGGAAGGAGGATCTTTCAATATTGGAGTAGACCTTTTAGACCCTGCAGGAACAAAATTGCCTTCTGATATTAACGTTTGTGATAATGTACCTCAGGTAATTACTGCTTCTGTAAATGATCCTAACCTTGTATATCAGTGGTATTATAATGGGGCACCTGTTCCTAATGCTACAACCAATACAATTACGGCTGTACAGCCAGGTACTTATACCATCGAAGTAAGTGTTCCGGGGAATCCATGTCCGGGTAAAGCTAGTATTCAGATTCATGGAGGAACAACTCCGCAGGCTCAGGATGCTACATTACTGCTTTGTACCACACCGGATATTACGACTTTTGATTTAAGCACAATTACCTCTACCATCAGCCCGACACCAGGAGCAATTTTTAAGTTCTACGTAAATCAGGCGGATGCAATTGCACAGAACGGTAATTATATTCAGACTCCATTAAACTATAACGGTAACGACGGTCAGATTCTGTATGTTGTAGTTTCCAATGGTGGTTTCTGTAGTAAAATGGTTGAATT is a window from the Chryseobacterium indologenes genome containing:
- a CDS encoding choice-of-anchor L domain-containing protein; translated protein: MRRYLPLCLFFLVISTFLFSQDLPPRKHVKEIPTAASRRAGVFIDVNAPQYPETAYTIEKMVKDVLISSGTNTCLTPNVSNVKITPNHAASNADRAWGYFHKATTNFPFKDGLILSTGYARRAGNTFEGGLSDVNGGGSDADLAQVIGVVESRLNDAVLLEFDFVPTTSQIKFNYLIASEEYTGSFPCTFADAFAILLRPTSGGPYVNMAVLPGGAGPVSITNIHPAVPGSCGAVNEQYFAGYNTGNVETNFNGRTIPLTATATVVAGQQYHFKMVIADYSDHSYDSAVFLEGGSFNIGVDLLDPAGTKLPSDINVCDNVPQVITASVNDPNLVYQWYYNGAPVPNATTNTITAVQPGTYTIEVSVPGNPCPGKASIQIHGGTTPQAQDATLLLCTTPDITTFDLSTITSTISPTPGAIFKFYVNQADAIAQNGNYIQTPLNYNGNDGQILYVVVSNGGFCSKMVELKLLKEVTPTAKVKASRIKICPGESVTLTAEGGDTYQWSNFMGTGDTQTVTLYQTTTFTVYAIGTKGCKSLNPATIRIEVTPEITSPLKDVEMCVGDKVTLDAGAGQGFKYLWSTGATTQKIDVDQWGIYSVEVDNGICKKVFEAKVLGAATPFVTGLNYESIKKTVTITAENPPMNNLPSTLEYSIDNGITWQDSNVFSNLLDNTNYTVLVRRVGTHCVGSLEFFTLQINNIITPNEDGINDVLDLKALGDFKNFTGSVYDRYGVEMFRFSKEKPIWDGTVGGKRLPTATYWYKFNFEYPKSKAQMNWSGWIMLKNRN